Proteins from a single region of Geothrix sp. PMB-07:
- the ligA gene encoding NAD-dependent DNA ligase LigA: MSDMRQRLKDLADQVRQHRHRYYVLDQPTVSDAEYDALERELRALEEAHPDLADPNSPTRRVGAPPVEAFAKRRHQTPMLSLDNAYSEEELRDWEVKWRKLAPEAEPRYAVELKVDGLSLSLKYVGRELVEALTRGDGETGELVTENARTIADIPLRLPEGAPEQLEVRGEVFLSRKRWEELNQQRDARGEARFANPRNAASGTMKLLDSREVAARRLSFLPWQALWPEGEGANHAQGMARLGAWGFGVMPAHAEGDLEAVMAFIRGQAEARLALPFDTDGVVLKVLDPAMQQRLGATDRVPRWAVAFKFPSTQVTTTVLGITWQVGRSGKLTPVAELEAVEVGGSTVRRATLHNADELARLGLRIGHRVFIEKGGEVIPKVVALVPGEESRDLPAPDIPARCPECAGPVGKTDDEEVAIRCLNPECPAKLVGRVLHFGGRSALDIEGMGEALVEQVVASGRFQQPWELFSLLQDPRSGLAYFSSLERMAERSAQNLIAALDGARVKPLSRWIHALGIPMVGARTAELLAEAHPSLEALWAADEHRLQAVEEVGPKVAAAVRAFVQLHPELPARLAELGIQPTPPVPRDLSALPLAGEVAVVTGTLPSLGREEAEALLKRLGAKVTGSVSAKTTLLLAGDKAGSKLAKAEALGIPVRDEAWLRGLEG; the protein is encoded by the coding sequence ATGAGCGACATGCGGCAACGCCTGAAGGATCTGGCCGATCAGGTGCGACAGCACCGCCACCGCTACTACGTGCTGGATCAGCCCACGGTCTCAGATGCCGAGTACGATGCGCTGGAACGGGAGCTGCGGGCCCTGGAAGAGGCCCACCCCGATCTGGCGGACCCCAACAGTCCCACGCGGCGCGTCGGCGCACCGCCGGTGGAAGCCTTCGCGAAGCGCCGCCACCAGACACCCATGCTGAGCCTCGACAACGCCTATTCGGAAGAGGAGCTGCGGGACTGGGAAGTGAAGTGGCGGAAGCTGGCGCCCGAGGCTGAGCCCCGCTATGCCGTGGAGCTGAAGGTGGATGGCCTTTCCCTGTCGCTGAAGTACGTGGGCCGGGAGTTGGTGGAGGCCCTCACCCGGGGCGATGGCGAAACGGGGGAGCTGGTCACCGAGAACGCTCGGACCATCGCCGACATTCCGCTGAGGCTGCCTGAAGGCGCCCCCGAACAGCTGGAAGTTCGTGGCGAAGTCTTCCTCTCCCGCAAACGCTGGGAGGAACTGAACCAGCAGCGAGATGCACGCGGCGAAGCCCGCTTCGCCAACCCCCGCAACGCGGCCAGCGGCACCATGAAGCTGCTGGACAGCCGCGAAGTGGCCGCTCGTCGGCTTTCTTTCCTGCCCTGGCAGGCCCTCTGGCCTGAGGGCGAGGGCGCGAATCATGCCCAGGGCATGGCGCGGCTCGGCGCTTGGGGATTCGGAGTGATGCCGGCCCATGCTGAAGGCGATCTGGAGGCGGTAATGGCCTTCATCCGAGGTCAAGCGGAAGCGCGGCTGGCCTTGCCCTTCGATACGGATGGTGTGGTGCTGAAGGTGCTCGATCCGGCCATGCAGCAGCGGCTCGGCGCCACGGATCGCGTGCCCCGCTGGGCCGTGGCCTTCAAGTTCCCCTCGACGCAAGTGACCACCACGGTGCTGGGCATCACCTGGCAGGTGGGCCGCTCGGGCAAGCTGACCCCGGTGGCTGAACTGGAGGCAGTCGAGGTGGGCGGTTCCACCGTGCGCCGTGCCACCCTGCACAACGCCGACGAGCTGGCGCGATTGGGGCTGAGAATTGGCCACCGCGTCTTCATCGAAAAGGGCGGGGAAGTGATCCCCAAGGTGGTGGCCCTGGTGCCCGGCGAGGAATCGCGGGACCTGCCCGCGCCGGACATCCCGGCCCGCTGCCCCGAATGTGCGGGCCCCGTGGGCAAGACGGACGACGAGGAGGTGGCCATCCGTTGCCTCAATCCCGAATGCCCCGCGAAGCTGGTGGGCCGCGTGTTGCACTTCGGCGGCCGCTCGGCCCTGGACATCGAGGGCATGGGCGAGGCGCTGGTGGAGCAGGTGGTGGCCTCCGGTCGCTTCCAGCAGCCCTGGGAGCTGTTCAGCCTGCTGCAGGACCCGCGTTCCGGGCTGGCCTATTTCTCTAGCCTTGAGCGGATGGCGGAGAGATCGGCTCAGAACCTGATCGCGGCCCTGGATGGGGCTCGCGTGAAACCGCTGTCCCGCTGGATCCACGCCCTGGGCATTCCCATGGTGGGGGCCCGTACGGCGGAACTGCTGGCGGAGGCCCATCCTTCACTTGAGGCGCTATGGGCTGCCGACGAGCATCGTCTTCAGGCTGTGGAAGAAGTGGGCCCCAAGGTGGCCGCCGCAGTTCGGGCCTTCGTCCAACTGCATCCGGAATTGCCCGCTCGCCTGGCGGAGCTGGGCATTCAGCCCACCCCTCCGGTACCCAGGGATCTCTCTGCGCTGCCCCTCGCAGGCGAGGTCGCGGTGGTGACGGGCACGTTGCCGAGCCTGGGCCGGGAGGAGGCTGAAGCCCTGCTGAAGCGCCTGGGGGCCAAGGTGACGGGAAGTGTCAGCGCGAAGACCACCCTGTTGCTGGCCGGTGACAAGGCGGGATCCAAGCTCGCCAAAGCCGAGGCCCTGGGCATTCCCGTGCGCGATGAGGCCTGGCTCCGGGGGCTGGAGGGATGA
- a CDS encoding serine/threonine-protein kinase: MLTRLGKFEIIRLLAQGSMGEVYVGRDPIIGREVAIKVIHTSAGMGPQARERFATEARAAGVLNHPNIVTVHELGEDQGVLYLAMELVKGEDLGTLIRAGTLSPRDTLEVLAQVCDGLAVAHRHQILHRDIKPSNIRVVWDGKSLQAKVLDFGVAKVINSDTTDEGTVFGTVNYMAPEYLQSGRPDSRSDLFAVGVILYESLAGIPPFDGPSPGSVIYRLLHETPGPLPPTAFHGISRDVQGILQHALAKDPGNRFQTAEDLATVLRAAKDTGWRWDQERPTTVLKVKRPPIEHVQKAPTPPRGFGGIPSALRSLPPVKPNPGGSGSLILPTKLPRPTVREVQATASSGPHGRTEVRRDVLETTRLQLTQALELDPTNAKAYAMLLVTHYRLGRMDALMQTLRQAKLHGIHPNQLKAVPRCEQVVQEEMATCRLPLDLHAEFMEYLGL, from the coding sequence GTGCTGACGCGCCTTGGCAAGTTCGAGATCATCCGCCTGCTGGCCCAGGGCAGCATGGGCGAAGTCTACGTGGGCCGCGATCCCATCATTGGCCGCGAGGTGGCCATCAAGGTGATCCATACCTCCGCCGGGATGGGCCCCCAGGCCCGGGAGCGCTTCGCCACGGAAGCCCGCGCCGCGGGCGTGCTGAACCACCCGAACATCGTGACCGTCCACGAACTGGGTGAGGATCAGGGCGTGCTCTACCTGGCCATGGAGCTGGTGAAGGGCGAGGACCTGGGCACGCTGATCCGCGCGGGCACGCTGAGCCCCCGCGACACCCTGGAGGTGCTGGCCCAGGTCTGTGACGGCCTGGCCGTGGCGCACCGGCACCAGATCCTGCACCGCGACATCAAGCCCTCGAACATCCGCGTGGTGTGGGATGGCAAGAGCCTGCAGGCCAAGGTGCTGGATTTCGGCGTGGCCAAGGTCATCAACTCCGATACGACCGACGAGGGCACGGTGTTCGGCACCGTGAACTACATGGCGCCGGAGTACCTCCAGAGCGGGCGCCCGGATTCCCGCAGCGACCTCTTCGCCGTGGGCGTGATCCTCTATGAATCCCTGGCGGGGATCCCGCCCTTCGATGGGCCCAGTCCGGGTTCCGTCATCTACCGCCTGCTGCACGAGACGCCCGGCCCGCTGCCGCCCACGGCCTTCCACGGCATCAGCAGGGACGTGCAGGGCATCCTGCAGCACGCGCTGGCGAAGGATCCGGGCAACCGCTTCCAGACCGCCGAGGATCTGGCCACCGTGCTTCGCGCCGCCAAGGACACAGGCTGGCGCTGGGATCAGGAGCGTCCCACCACGGTGCTGAAGGTCAAGCGGCCCCCGATTGAACACGTGCAGAAGGCGCCCACGCCGCCCCGGGGGTTCGGAGGCATTCCCTCCGCGCTGCGTTCGCTGCCCCCCGTCAAGCCGAACCCCGGAGGTTCGGGGTCCCTCATCCTGCCGACCAAGCTCCCCAGGCCCACGGTGCGGGAGGTGCAGGCCACGGCCAGCTCGGGGCCACACGGCCGGACCGAGGTGCGCCGGGATGTGTTGGAGACCACCCGCCTTCAGCTGACCCAGGCTCTGGAACTGGATCCCACCAATGCCAAGGCCTACGCCATGCTGTTGGTGACCCACTACCGGTTGGGGCGCATGGATGCGCTCATGCAGACCCTTCGGCAGGCCAAACTCCACGGCATCCATCCCAACCAGCTGAAGGCCGTTCCCCGCTGCGAGCAGGTGGTGCAGGAGGAGATGGCGACCTGCCGTCTGCCCTTGGATCTTCACGCTGAATTCATGGAGTACCTCGGTCTTTGA
- a CDS encoding serine/threonine-protein kinase produces MQQKLGRFEILRRLGQGAMGEVFLGRDPAIGREVALKTIRQDAAQGDEARERFVREARAAGTLNHPNLVTIHEFGEDEGLLYLAMEYVPGVDLEAMLRDRVLAPVQVLDLLAQVCDGLAHAHQKGVLHRDIKPSNVRVRREGDQLHAKVMDFGIARVAGSDMTGTGTLMGTFGYMAPEYIRTGVPDARSDLFAVGVILYEALAGRRPFEGDTTATVLYRVVNEEPAPLAASDIRGISPQIGRLLAKALAKDPDHRFQSAEAMARTLREAMNPAWTGAAFGAPTRTIARPPVPTAQPRSASRGRSLWSLAAVLMIVGGGGFGLWFWWQHRPPRLITMPEPALPSSQLALQATASPEPTSTRPAPKPHSTVKAPARMTELEASALLNEAAKGLVDQPQGSLALCDRVIRDHPLNPRAYALKMTALYGLGRYQEMPGVLDAGKEQGITPAQFLAFGHFTAMLREERRERRLPPEVRESLVAELPLGALKPGQGGRRRAQRPSRD; encoded by the coding sequence ATGCAGCAGAAACTGGGACGGTTCGAGATCCTCCGACGGCTGGGGCAGGGGGCCATGGGTGAGGTGTTTCTGGGCCGCGATCCCGCCATCGGCCGCGAAGTCGCCCTCAAGACCATCCGCCAGGACGCGGCCCAGGGCGATGAAGCCCGGGAGCGCTTCGTCCGCGAAGCCCGGGCCGCCGGGACGCTGAACCATCCCAACCTGGTCACCATCCACGAATTCGGCGAAGACGAGGGCCTGCTCTACCTGGCCATGGAGTACGTGCCTGGTGTGGATCTGGAGGCCATGTTGCGGGACCGTGTGCTGGCGCCGGTGCAGGTGCTCGATCTGCTGGCCCAGGTCTGCGACGGCTTGGCTCACGCCCACCAGAAGGGCGTGTTGCACCGCGACATCAAGCCCAGCAATGTGCGGGTGCGCCGGGAAGGGGATCAGCTCCACGCCAAGGTGATGGATTTCGGCATCGCGCGGGTGGCTGGCTCCGACATGACAGGCACAGGCACTTTGATGGGCACCTTCGGTTACATGGCACCGGAATACATCCGGACCGGCGTGCCGGATGCGCGCAGCGACCTGTTCGCCGTGGGGGTGATTCTCTACGAAGCGCTGGCCGGCCGCCGTCCCTTCGAGGGCGACACCACCGCCACGGTGCTCTATCGCGTGGTGAACGAGGAACCGGCCCCCCTGGCCGCTTCGGATATCCGCGGCATCAGCCCCCAGATCGGCCGCCTGCTGGCCAAGGCCCTGGCCAAGGATCCCGACCATCGCTTCCAGAGCGCCGAGGCCATGGCCCGCACCCTGCGCGAGGCCATGAACCCCGCCTGGACAGGCGCAGCGTTCGGTGCGCCCACCCGAACCATCGCGCGGCCCCCGGTTCCCACGGCCCAGCCCCGTTCCGCTTCGAGGGGCCGGAGCCTCTGGTCCTTGGCGGCGGTCCTCATGATCGTGGGCGGCGGGGGCTTCGGCCTCTGGTTCTGGTGGCAGCATCGGCCGCCCCGCCTCATCACGATGCCAGAGCCTGCGCTGCCTTCCTCCCAGCTCGCCCTTCAGGCCACGGCATCTCCGGAACCCACCTCGACTCGGCCTGCCCCCAAACCGCATTCGACGGTGAAGGCCCCCGCTCGCATGACGGAACTGGAGGCTTCCGCGCTGCTCAACGAGGCGGCCAAGGGCCTGGTGGATCAGCCCCAGGGCAGCCTCGCGTTGTGTGATCGCGTGATCCGCGACCATCCGCTGAATCCCCGCGCTTACGCGCTGAAGATGACGGCCCTTTACGGCTTGGGGCGCTACCAGGAGATGCCCGGCGTGCTGGATGCGGGCAAGGAACAAGGCATCACACCGGCCCAGTTCCTGGCCTTCGGCCACTTCACCGCCATGCTGCGGGAAGAGCGGCGGGAGCGGCGCCTGCCGCCCGAAGTGCGGGAATCCCTTGTGGCGGAGCTGCCCCTGGGGGCGCTGAAGCCAGGGCAGGGCGGCCGGCGGCGGGCTCAGCGGCCGTCGAGGGACTGA
- a CDS encoding class IV adenylate cyclase — protein sequence MKHKPALETELKLRIPATGPYRPLLEALGFHEVTPAQAEISVLWDRDGQLRAAGSALRTRSYAGHARLTWKGPKVPDPILKIRPEHETGIADAAALEAILRALGFEPVMRMEKVRAVWEREELEACLDETPFGCYLELEGDPQAIRAAMEGLGLAPDRAEPRSYPELYRTHGLG from the coding sequence ATGAAGCACAAGCCCGCCCTGGAAACGGAATTGAAACTTCGCATCCCCGCCACGGGCCCCTACCGCCCGCTGCTGGAGGCCCTGGGCTTTCATGAAGTGACACCGGCCCAGGCCGAAATCAGCGTGCTCTGGGATCGCGATGGCCAGCTGCGTGCAGCGGGCTCCGCCCTGCGCACCCGCTCGTATGCAGGGCACGCCCGCCTCACCTGGAAGGGGCCCAAGGTGCCCGACCCCATCCTGAAGATCCGCCCTGAACACGAAACCGGAATCGCCGATGCCGCCGCCCTGGAGGCCATTCTCAGGGCCCTGGGTTTTGAGCCCGTCATGCGCATGGAGAAGGTGCGGGCCGTGTGGGAGCGGGAAGAGCTGGAAGCCTGCCTCGATGAAACGCCCTTCGGCTGCTACCTGGAGCTGGAAGGCGACCCCCAGGCCATCCGTGCGGCCATGGAGGGCCTCGGGCTCGCGCCGGACCGCGCAGAACCGCGCAGCTACCCGGAGCTGTACCGGACGCATGGGCTGGGCTGA